Proteins from one Halopseudomonas pelagia genomic window:
- a CDS encoding HDOD domain-containing protein: MTDLAQRVQDELIQAIEKDQLVLPTLPEVALRVREAAEDPDVNIAHLVREISNDAALSARLIKVVNSPLLRTRQEITDLSMAVNRMGITYTANLATGLAMAQMFQATSDVIDRKMREVWGRSTEVAGISHVLCRHYTKLKPDQATLAGLVHQIGVLPILSYAEENDQLLADPASLDLVIERIHPIIGDRILAAWDFPVPLRHVPTQHLDFNRNSPTVDYADIVQVAMLQSLSSEHPLAQMDWNTIPAFAKLGISQDDDGEEEDLSAEMEAAMALLG, encoded by the coding sequence ATGACCGATCTGGCACAGCGCGTACAGGATGAGTTGATCCAAGCCATTGAAAAGGACCAGCTGGTTCTGCCCACACTGCCAGAGGTAGCGCTGCGGGTTCGTGAGGCAGCCGAAGACCCGGACGTCAACATTGCCCATCTGGTGCGCGAGATCAGTAATGATGCCGCGCTCAGCGCGCGCCTGATCAAGGTCGTCAACAGCCCGCTGCTGCGCACCCGGCAGGAGATTACCGATCTAAGCATGGCCGTCAACCGCATGGGTATTACCTACACAGCCAACCTGGCGACCGGCCTGGCCATGGCACAGATGTTCCAGGCGACTTCGGATGTGATTGATCGCAAGATGCGAGAGGTCTGGGGCCGCAGTACCGAGGTAGCGGGCATCAGCCACGTACTCTGCCGACACTACACCAAACTCAAGCCCGACCAGGCAACGCTGGCCGGCCTGGTTCATCAGATTGGGGTATTGCCAATCCTCAGTTACGCCGAAGAGAACGATCAGCTCCTGGCCGATCCAGCCAGCCTGGATCTGGTGATCGAACGCATCCACCCGATTATCGGCGATCGCATTCTGGCAGCCTGGGATTTCCCGGTACCGCTGCGGCACGTACCCACACAACATCTTGATTTCAATCGCAATTCACCGACAGTGGATTACGCCGACATCGTCCAGGTGGCGATGCTGCAAAGCCTGAGTAGCGAACATCCGCTGGCACAGATGGACTGGAACACCATCCCCGCCTTCGCCAAACTGGGTATCAGCCAGGATGACGATGGCGAGGAAGAAGACCTGTCAGCGGAAATGGAAGCGGCTATGGCGCTGCTAGGCTAA